A segment of the Coffea arabica cultivar ET-39 chromosome 8c, Coffea Arabica ET-39 HiFi, whole genome shotgun sequence genome:
TAGTGTTCCAGGTTCTAGCTCATTCCTAATATGTTCTCAATCAAAAGTTAGCTGGATGTTATGACACTTCGGATTTTCAATCATAaatccatttttttgtttttggggaaAATTTCGTAGTTATTTTATAGattcgcttttttttttttcttgatagcTGTTTGATATGTAACTTATCAATATAAAGAAGGTACCAATTATTATCTCATGTGAGCCAAATAAAGGGAAAGgataaatccttttttttttttgggtttaaattAACAAATACACTATGAAATGGAACCTGAAGTGATGAGTCATTTCGACTTGTAGGCTGATTTGTATCACTGGTAAAAATAATTCCTCTTTTTAATAGGAGGAGATCCTAATCCTTGTTTTTCAACTGATTGACCACATGTTTTTTTTTACTATCTTATTATACAGattcacttttttttaaaaaaaatattttattgtttgaTCCATATCCAACTTCAACTATTTAGAACAAAGATGCTACTTTTTTTTCATATCACTGTCCGAACCAGTTAAAGGggattttttttggttctttaaAAAAACTGACATATGcactagccaaaaaaaaaagaagatcaaataactctctctctctctctctctctctctctctctctctctctctctacactTACAAAATAGTACACAATTCAAATTCAGGCCCCGTAATTGTCACATCCGGAATATGCTTAATTTTGTGCCATTCCTCTCCTCCCCTTTCACACCGTGGTCCCAGTAGATTGCACCAAGTTATTGTCAAACTTTGGAGTGTCGTCATCATTTGAATGCTGGATGGAAGTGTTTCAAGCTCCGGACATTTGACTAGTTCCAGGTGTTGAAGAGAAGTGAGGTGGTCTCCAAACCAGTCTGGCAATGAAGTTAGATTGGGAAAATCATCCAACTCCAGTTTTTGTAGTGCGGGGAAATATTTGACTTCTTCTGGCAGAGCTGTCGCGTATGACCCTTGGATGCTTAGATGAGTCAGGGATTTGAGGGCTTTAGTCCCCATTGAGAGGCTCACCAAATTATAGCAGTCGACCAAATGTAGTTCCTGCAAAGAAGCAAGGCCTCGCAATCCTTCTTCTGGCAGAGACTCCAGCTCGGGAGAGTGCTTGATGGTCAATTCCTTCAAAGCCTTGAGGCTAGCCAAGCTTCTGGGTAGGGCTAGCAGATCCCATATCTCCCTAATTGTCAGCGATTCAAGAAGACTAAGATTTTGTAGCATCTCTTCTGGAAAACAACTCAATCCTTTAATGTTCTTAATTTTAAGGGAGTTAAGACTAGCGAGATTGGAGATTGAAGCCCATGCCATATTCGGGCAGCTCGAGATGCTTAACTTCTTTAGGGATGGCATACGTGGCAATGGCAATGTCAACGTTGGGCAATCCCCAAAGGACAAGGATTGAAGTTGAGAGAACACCCCTGGAGTACCTTGGACTTCTCTTCCTAACATTCCTTTTAGGTTGGGCATGTTCTTTAACTCCAGCTGTTTCAACGAAGAAGGGGACattgcagcagcagcagcagtgcTCTCCCAGGCCCCAACTATGTACTCCGCTGCACTTTCTTTCACAGCAACTTCTGTTACAGTTGAAATCCAAGATGGAAATGATGAACCGTTGAAGCCTAGGACACGCAGCAGTTGAAGGTTGGGGCAGGGTTTGAGGGCTTCGAGCACTTCCTCATCATTGTACCGTTGAATATTTCTTTCGGAATCCCAATGCAAATTCAACCCGCGGAGACTCTGTTTTTTAATTAAGCAAGCTTCTTCTGCATCCTTTTTGTCTTCAATCCTCTCAAGGTGCATAATTGTTAGCCCTCCTCTAAGCATATTTAAGTCTCGCAACTCACTTAGTCGGAAGCCTTTTTTGCCACTCGGGACGACCATACCCAATGTCCGTAGGCAAGTCAGCTTCCCAATTCCACTTGGCATGTAAGTCAAACTCCAACACCCATGTAGACAAAGATGTCGAAGATTTCTGAGGAATCTCATGCCCTTGGGTAGACTCCAAAGAATGAGAGAATAATTTAGGTTCAAAATTTGCAAATTCCACAAGTCACAAATTGAATTGGGTAGTTCAACAGTTAAAGATCTTGAAAGATCCAGATGCCTTAAATGTTTCAGTTTGCTTATTGCATTTAAAAAATTCCTAGGCACTTCATCCTCCTTCATAGACTTTACCATGAGAGCCCTCAGGGAGCCACAGTTTGACAAGAAAGAAGAGCATTGGTCAATGCCTGTGATTGTAATAGGAAAAGCCACTGTTAGCTGATGATTTGGCATACCTAATATCATGGTTCTGTTTGACTCTGTTCCACCGTGTTTAGCCTCCGTTACTGATCGAGCCAGATCATGGACAAGGTCATGCATCTTAAAAGTGAGGGCATTgccaaattcatcttcctttaCTGCTTGGAATAGTGATCTATAATATAGTTCAGTCAGCACAGCAACACCAACATCTTCCACTTCCATCGTTTCATTAGATGAAATCAATCCATTTGCCATCCACAAATGTATTACCTCTTCTATTTCAATTTCATAGCCCTTAGGAAATGCTGCACAATATGCAAAGCAACCTCTAAACTCTATCGGAAGATTAAGGTAGCTCAATCTCAACGCGGGCAAGATATGTGTTGTATCTTGAGGTAAGTTCCAGATTTCACTGCATTTCACAGAGTTCCATTCATTTTCTCCCCTTTTAAATCGTAGAAAGCCTCCAAGAGCCTTTGCAGCCAGCGGAACACCaccacattttttcacaatCTCTTTTCCGATAACTACAAGGTTAGGATATTCTTCAGCCTCTTGACGGCCAAATGCCCGTTGCCTAAACAGTGACCAACACTGATTCTCTGACAAACTCGACAGATAATATGTTTTTAATGTGCCCATTATTGTGGCAACCTTCTCCATGCGAGTTGTCATGATGATTGAACTACCTCTTGATCCACATTCCAGAACAGATTTCAGTTTCTCCCATTCCTCTAGATTCTCATTCCAAACATCATCCAGTACAACCAAGTATCTTTTCCCTCTCAACAACTCTTGAAGTTTTCTTTGCAGAGGATCCAATTCTAATTCTTCAACAGGAGTCTCGCGTATTGAATTAATTAAGGCTTTTATAATCCTCTTCACATTGAAATCCTCTGAGACCCAAACCCAGAGTTTTGGCTCAAAATGCTTGGCTATGCGCTCATCATTAAGCACCAATTGGGCAAGTGTTGTCTTTCCAAGGCCTCCAACACCCACTATAGGGAGCACTGATACATTTTGATTATCTCTGACTTGATTCACCAATATTTTCACAATCTCGTCTTTCGCCTCGTCCCTTCCAAGGACTAGATCAGGTTCCTTTAGCAAGGAACCAGTCTCACGTGTTCCAGTAGAATCAACCTGAAAGTGGTTGCTCCCACGCTTCTGATCAATCAAACCAAGCTTTATCCGCTCATCAGCTATTGCATTAAATTTTTCAAGGATCTCCTTCATCCTTGTCCCAATCCTGTGACGAAACACTAAGTTTCCTGCTATAGGGTAACACATCAAACTAAAacaaccagaatttttgtacTTGACTCTTGAGGCTTCAGCTGCGTAATCATCCAATACATCATCGATTTCATAGGCAACACCATTGAGCTCCTGAAACCAGAGTTGTATTGCCTTGTCTGTGAATTGCTTCTGCTCAGCATCTTCAAGGACTGCCTTGATGGTGGAGAGCAAGCGTGCAAGCTTTTCCATGTCAGTTGCAACACCACAAAGCAATCCACTCTCCTTCTGGATCATGGAATTCAAAGTATCGACGAGAATTCCCACAAATGCTTCCATCACGTGTGACCTGAAACTCACAGTTCAAGAAAGTTAAATCAATGTTAATAAAGTTATTAGAGATTTATAACTTGATAGACCcaatagaaaatgaaaaattggatCATAATTATAAGCAAAAGTTTCTGTTACTAGGAAACGAAGAAAACATATCTTCTACATTAACATGAAAACATTGTTCGGATTCATTTTAGGCAGCCAGTCAATGACCACCAAGAATACTTATCGATTAAtcaaagaaatattttcagaatAATTGGTGGACATGCATGGTTACAAACTCGAGGAACATGTTAACAAAATACATACATAAGGTGGAAGATCATGCATGGAGCTTAGTCTTTGAATCATGAGCCATGGAAGATAATTTAAAAAAACCGATTTAAATGAAGTATTGTCCCTATTCCAAAACCAAATTATCAAGAatgttatgaaaaaaaaattgggacaATCCTGGTGAATGAATTTTAGGAAGAGTTCAAAGCATACGATATAGAGTCCCTGGAAAATGGAATCTTTGGATGTTTCAACCCTAAAGCCTAAAGTGAGATAGGAGCACACACAAAGGCGATGACCTTTATTCATTTACAGGGTTTTATAAGCCCGAGGTTTTCACAAGGAAAAATGGACATTACTATTTGTAGGAAATGCTTTCAAACACCATTTTTATCTCGAGTAAAATTTTTTGGGTAAATGACTTCCAATTGTCCCTCAACTTTTACCAATGATTTTATCTAGTCTTTCAACTTGTATAAGTGTTTATTGAGTTCCTCAACTTATAAATTAAGTTATGAATAGTCCATCCAAGCTAAATCTCATTATGGTAATATTTACTTTCCCACTGAGGTTCAATTTAATGTCTATTTTCCTACtctaattttaaatataaaacataTCTGTCCTTTTTAATAGTTTCAGTTAAGTATCTAATAGTTGACTTATTTGAATAATTTAATATGTGTTGAAAATTCTGAATTTGGTTTTAATTCGTCCCAAAAACTGaatctaatcaagaaaattttcattctaTTAGACTAAGATTCATTTTATTGTAAGTTTGGCTCCTCCCAAGTTAACTTATAAAGTAGTCAAATTTGCCATTTTAATGGTTTCCATAAATATTGAGTTGTTGACTAGTTTGGTTACTAGCGGCGAGGGGAGGGTTCTTAGAATCTTAACCACTACCAGATttagaattcaaattttgtacctAGCAGCTGGGGGTGGAAAGGGTGTGGAGAGGGATGGAAGAGttaaccaaaagaaaagaaaaactagttTAACTAAAAAAACTGATAACAATCtcctttaacaaattttgtctGAGCATATTAATTCCAATCTACTGTTATGCACATTATCATTCTAATTTGGGACTAAATGATATATTTAGATTCTAATGACATGATTAGCCAAGATAGGGTACTTAAAAAAGAAGCacacaaagaagaagaaaaaaaaatcaaaacaagaTATTGGGATTTTTATTTATGTGTATCTTTTTTGTAATCTTTTCATTGTTAAACGTTATGTTCTTTTCTACAATAACAACTATACAAAAACATTAAATAGTTAAATAAATCtctattatttattttgcataTAATCTTTTCTTATTCTTGTTGGATTAATGTTTCTTTTTAGATTATTTTAGGTTTATTAGAATTTAATCAGAAAAATAATGATGATGACATTGTAACAGGACTAAATAAGTTAGCAAAATTTGTAACATAAGGCGATGCTAACTTCTCATGTGTTGAAgagtaatttttcaatttttttagtaTATGTAAATCGTTAGAAATATTGTGAGTGTgtttggaaaacaaaattatttcaaataatatttttcttgtatcacaaacacaattttcaattaattttttactttttaaactACTTTTATATTTCACATGCACCACTTCTCAAAAAGTGCTATAGCAATTTTTTTCCatatattatttcaaataatctcctatttAAACAcactcaaattatttttttgttagtCAAATTATTTGGTTATTAAATACTTAAACTATTAAGTATCATACAATAAATTAAaggattaattttatatacactgacaatgCATAAACTATCATCGTTAGATTAATGACACATATGCAAAAGTtggattttaaattcaaattttgcatagttgttaTTTATTCAATACTGAAATAGTTGATTTTAGACAAtgataagcaaaataaaaatcaaacctTAAGAGCAACATGAATATTACCAAAATTGGATTTGATTTGGAGCGACCAATTAAAACCAAATTTATAAGTTGAAGGACTTGATAGATGCAACAAAATTGTGGCTGAAAGTTGAGAGATTATTGAAGCCTGATACCTAGTCTTTTAGAGAAGTTGTAATTTTTTGGCAACAAAGGGAACATCATGCAGCAAACAAAttaaatgttttcttttttttttgagaaatttaaaaatcaatACACACCTAAATTAGGGatatagaactttctttttACACTTAAtaacttaaaaaatattttcattggACATGCCACCCAAAATATTACTTTATGCGTAACTAGAAGCTATAAACTCATAGAACTAAGCCAGAGACGAATTCAATATCTGTCAAGATCAAAGAGCAAAGCGGAAACTATATGCATAACTATACAAGAAAAAGTGGAAGCAAAATTCCAGCCCAAAAATTTATTTGACGACAAAGGAATTATTAGCAGAAGATATTTGGAGAACAAAATAGTGGAAGCtatatttcaaccaaaattttatttgatatAAAAGTTAAAAGAGCATGAGAACTTACTCCAAAAAGTTTAAATATTCTGGCAACAGCTCTGATAAATGTGTTGAAACTCCCCGTATGTTGGAAAGCTATGtactcaaaattttgaatttaagcaAAAGAGAATATTAGGACGAAGATGATAATTTCCGCAAAAGAAAGAAGCAAATTAACAATTAGAAGAGATGAAGATTTCGACAAAGATAATAATTTCAACCAAGGAAAGAAGCAAATTAATAATAGCAAAAACTTTTGCAGTTATGGTGGAATATACAGGAGAAAGTAACAATAGTAGGTAAGGAATCActaattttattgatttttattCACTACCTTTATTGATTTGTGTAGTATATTGttataaatattattattcTATTGTGGGGCTAATCGATTTATTTGGATTCAAATGACAGGTGTAGCAAAAAAGGGTACCTTAAACAGAAGCGAACAAAttaagaagaagatgaagaaagaTATAGGAATTTTTGTTTACTTTAATCTTTTTACAATATTTTGTTTTCACATTTTATCATCTTTTCTATAGTATTGActtaaaaaaatgttaaattgctaaaagaaaattcttttaGTTTATTTCTGTACTAGTTTTCATTATTCTTGTTAGATTAATGTTACTTTTAGATTTACTAGTTTAGGTTTATCAGGCTTTAATAGAATAATAATGATGATGGCATACTAATAACAAAAAACAAAGGTAGCAAAATTTATAAGCATAAGGTAATGCTAAGCTTGTGATGTACTAAAGAGTAATTTTTTTACCTTATATAAATTTTTACAAGAATAGTGTTATTTTTTTGTTACTCAACCTGGTCAACCATAAAATACCAAACCAAAAAACTATTCAATATGGTTTTTCAAACTTTGAGAAGGAAAATATACCTGAAATCAAATGAACGTTACCACGCTTGGATTTGGCTTGGAGGGAATCATATGAACAATTTGGAAACAAATTTATAAGTTAGGGGACCTGATAGACAATTTTAAAAGCCAAGAGATCAAATAGAAAAATCActggtaaaagttgaggaacaAATTGAAGCCATTCCCTAGTTTTTAAGAGACATCTCCAAAAATTAGTGTACAAACCATCTTTTTGGTGACAAAGGCGACATCATGTAGCAAACAACTTAAATGGATTTTCTCTTCTACGAAATTTCAAAATCAGTGCAGACCTAAATTAAGAATATGGAACTTTCTTTTTGCACTCAacaacttttttcttttaaaaaaaagattgtTAATGGAAGTATTACTCAAAGTACATCTTATGCCACACTGCAGGCTACTGAACCATCAGACAAAGCCAGAGATGAATTTGACACCCATCAAGATCAAAGCACAAAGTGCAAAATATATGCataataaaacaagaaaagctgGAATTAGCTGAAGAAatgttcccaaaaaaaaaaaaaacagtagaaGCTATACTGCAACCAAACAATTATTTGATCAACTTGTTAAAAGCACTTGAGCACTTACTTGAGAGGGAATGAATACTCCCGAGAGGCGACAACAGATGCGAAAAATATGTAGAAATTCCTTGTATATTGTAAAGCTACGTTCTGAAAACTTTGAATTTAAGCAGAAGAAAATATTTAGGTGAATTGAACCAAAGAAAGAAGCTAATTTATATTGGCGAAACCTTTTGCAATGCTGGTGGTCCAGTATACAGGAGAAAGTATTAGTAATAGGTAAGGAATCAATACTTATATTGATAAGAACGCAAAATTAagttcttgcatttactttccAGGTTGCGTATTGCACAAGCATTGAACATTACGTAGAATCAAGCTAACTCTTAGAAGTctcacaagttttttttttttttttgtttgtttgaagAAAGAAATCTCACAAGTTACAAGCAAAGGATTTGTGACATTCTCCTACAATCTTAACTTGGAATCATTAGCTCCAAATTTTGGCCCACATGACACTggattctttcctttcttttctgtccAAGAGTGAGTAAAAATTGATTCAACTGATAACGTTAAGACGTTTCATATAAAACAAAATATTCGAAACTCCCTCCAACAATTATTCTGTGGTAAGTAATTCTTTTCAATCTTGTGAAATATCTAATCGTCCTAATTTCAGAATGATATAACTTCTCCTTCTCCATAGCTTTCCACCATTATAGGAAACATGTTTTGCTTAAGAGATTCTACTATTCTTTcctacaaaacaaaataaattcttCTTCAGAGAATTTTTTCCCTTTCCAGAGAAGTTGGATTCATGAGGGAGTTCTCAGACATTAATTAGTTGGATTTTGTCCTCCTAAATTTATTTAATCATCATGCCTTGATTTCATGTTTCTAGTCCTTCGGTGATATTTGGCGGTTAGGTCCTTTATGTAAGTAAAAGGATATAATAAATGTGTACattcataaatatttataaaagaaatgaaTAATCCCTCACCACAAGCAATCACCCGCAAAGCCTTTAACCGGCTAATGATGCTCATGCACAACTGACACATATGCATTAGAATTGTGAGTTGGGATTTCAAGGTGTAGGATTAATATTGGTCTTTGTATATCTTCATCCAGGTGCtgcagcaaaattttttttggcgAAGTGGATTTAGATTTAGAAAAAGTAATTAATTCTGCGACACTAGCTCATCATTattctttcattatttttctttcctctatTCATTGAATAAATCTATTAGCCCTTATATTTAGTTTATAAATTTCTCAATCTTCAGTCTTTGTTTAAGGAAACTATGCCGCTAATGTCAAAAAATGGTTAACTCAAATTACAAAGTAACCGTTGGATCCACCATTCATTTTCCCTTCCTTCCACCGATGTGGGAATGTGGGATGCtactagggatggcaatgagggcgggtgcccgcggggGGCTCTCGGGGTGGGGGTGGGCCGGgggcggggggaattttttccccccgcttagaaacggggctGGGGGGGGTGTGTACGCCACCCGcaaaaaaagtatatatatatatataaatatatataattatatataatatgtaatttaattagttataaacttatgataatgatattattagttagatgtattatataatgtatattagtgtatgtaatataattgatattatcaattatatgaataattagacatgtctactaatagaatttatcaattagttatactaaatttactaatacatttatactaaatttctaattacacttaatagaataacacttttttctcaaaaaaaaagcacaaacacaataatgaattagtgattgtatttgtaccaaaagtgaaaatttgactattttagttgtatttatttcatcatgttgaattgtattcaaataacttttgtttgattgtttttatgagcttcaattgtaaaattacaatgaataataatttggtgatgtgttgatattttagtacttgattatttattaaaatttaactataataaaattttattaaccccgcgggtgcccccgcgggggaagaggggcggggcggggggagcgggaggcgggggacggggcgggggttggggggaattaataggcaacggggcgggggacccctcccccccGGTTGCCATCCCTAGATGCTACTTCCTTCTGCCTTGCAAAGCGACAGGCTTTAAAGGTGACTCCTGCTGGATGTGATAATTAATCCCGCACAGCACTTAGATTGATCTTTGGCATCATAATttcatgaaattttgtagaaaaatacatAATACATATTAgtgattattttaaatttgcCATTTTAATGTGTAATGGAATAATTAATTGGTTTTAGAATGTAACAGAAAATCTAGTAAAGTTAACTCATAGGCAAGGAGATGAAATTAAGGAGAGGGTAATATGATCttatcaaaataaaaatggaATAATGGGAGTGTAAATAACATATggggagtgcaaataacattacCCATATAAAAGACACTAGACCAGCGAAAGCTCCACCATTCAAGGGGAGTTTTCACAGCCTAGTGACTGACTACATGCCCAACTCCAGTCCCCGCATAGATTGTTTCTCAGAATCCTTCCTCAGAAAAGTTAATTGTTCGACTGTGCGACTTTTGAAAGCTGTAACTCTGAAGCAAGGAACACCTGAATAGTGTTTAACGCATTAAACTAAGCTAAAAGCAAACATATGAAGGCATAAAGCAAGCAGTGGCAGTGCGGGACAGCAACTAAAGTTTAAGGGAATAGATCAGACAAAACACATGCAAACTCATAAAGAAGATAGCATCTACCTGCATCAACGTTCATTAGCCATCATTAAATTGATAGCTTTCTTTCAGTAATTTCATACGAATATGTTATTTGTTTAACATTTGACACAGTTGTACGGACAAATATAATACTGGATGCAAAACTGGAGAAGTAACTCCATTATTAAAGCAGAGAAAGGAATAAAATCCATGAGAAAAATATTCGAAACCTAGTCTAGGAGAAGAACAGACATCCAAGAAAAAAAGGCTGTTGGTAATTTCATAAGCAAGCGATAAAGTCATGTTTTGTGATGATCATATGACCAAGCATATATAACCAGCCAAAACACAGATGGGCAGAGCAAATTCTTGCTATATCATATTACTCTCACATACCAGATTAGTTCTTAATACTACATTACACATATCTGATTTGATTGGCAGATGCAATTCTATCTTTTGCGGTAGAAAGCATTGGCAAACTATTGATTGAAGAAGCAAATTTTCTTCAAGGTGTTAGTGAGCAAGTTAGGTTACTCCATGAAGATCTGAAACAGATGGAATGGTTCTTAAAGTATGCAGATACAAAGCAGAGTGTAAGGGAGAGATTCCAAGTTCCAACCATGGGTTGCTGAATTTAAAGCTATTGCTTATGAAGCCAATGATTTGATTGAAGATTATGCATTCAGAGTCTCGTCCCAAGATTCTACAAGTTTCCTTGAAAGGTATGCTTGCATCTTCAACGAATTCTATACGCGTCATAAATCATAATCTGGGCTCAGAGATTCAAAGTCTCAGAAATAGGATCTCTAGCCTTACCCACCGTTTTGCTGAGTATGGCATAACTACTATTATGGAAAAACAAGCACCACGTTCCACGCAACAAAAGTTAAGGCGGACATACTCCTTTGTGGCTGACGATGATTTCATTGGATTGGAGACTGATGTGGGATTTTAGTCAAGTGTTTGCTCGATGAAGGTCAAGTTGGCTCCCAGAAAGTCATTTCAATTTATGGGATGGGAGGCTTGGGTAAGACGACTCTGGCTAGAAGAGTATATCATGATCCAAGGTTGAGGAAGTACTTCAGTCGTTTTGCATGGATTTGTGTGTCACAACAATGGCAAGCAAGAGATCTTTTGCAAGAAGTGCTTGTTAAACTTATCCCTGACTCCGAGCAAAGACACTAACAATGAATAGCACAGAGCAGGAGTTGGGAACAAAGCTTCGCCGGGTCTTGCAGCAGAGAAGATGCTTGATTGTTCTTGATGACATTTGGTCAATAGAGGCTTGGAAATCCATAAAACACGCTTTCCCGATGACATAGGAAGGAAGCAAAATACTGCTAACAACTCGTAAAAGGGATGTGGCACTACACATTGAACCAGATGGAcaggcttttctttttttgttcacAATTTACATTATAAGTTTTATGGACAGGCCTTAAATGTACATATCTTTGCATTAAGCCTACAGCGTCACGAACATGAATTAGCTTACATaatttccatcttttttttttaagcaaaaaactCTTTCTTTTATTGACCAACAGAAGAGAAGCTTTACAAAGGAAGGAACTTCCTACCACATCAATCACCGCTGTATAATCTATACTATACAAATTCTATACATGTCAGGATAACTAATCAAGATAACAAGTTAATCCATGAGGCATGCCTGATCTAACCCCCATTCCATCGTCGATTCCCGATTCTCCTTACTACAGAATTTCCATCTTATACCCTTTATGTTTAAATGGAAATGTAAAATAGACTTGGTTACCATTTTTCTGGTTCATCTTTTTGTCTGCTAAGAGATGTACACGTCTagtatttattcatttatttatttttatcttatttgtTTTCAAATGGGACTGTAAAGTCTTGCAAGGAAGAACAGAGTAAGGGGAGGGTTTTATATTCAGAATCGGGGACCTCTTTGTTACCTGACTAA
Coding sequences within it:
- the LOC113705380 gene encoding disease resistance protein RGA2 gives rise to the protein MEAFVGILVDTLNSMIQKESGLLCGVATDMEKLARLLSTIKAVLEDAEQKQFTDKAIQLWFQELNGVAYEIDDVLDDYAAEASRVKYKNSGCFSLMCYPIAGNLVFRHRIGTRMKEILEKFNAIADERIKLGLIDQKRGSNHFQVDSTGTRETGSLLKEPDLVLGRDEAKDEIVKILVNQVRDNQNVSVLPIVGVGGLGKTTLAQLVLNDERIAKHFEPKLWVWVSEDFNVKRIIKALINSIRETPVEELELDPLQRKLQELLRGKRYLVVLDDVWNENLEEWEKLKSVLECGSRGSSIIMTTRMEKVATIMGTLKTYYLSSLSENQCWSLFRQRAFGRQEAEEYPNLVVIGKEIVKKCGGVPLAAKALGGFLRFKRGENEWNSVKCSEIWNLPQDTTHILPALRLSYLNLPIEFRGCFAYCAAFPKGYEIEIEEVIHLWMANGLISSNETMEVEDVGVAVLTELYYRSLFQAVKEDEFGNALTFKMHDLVHDLARSVTEAKHGGTESNRTMILGMPNHQLTVAFPITITGIDQCSSFLSNCGSLRALMVKSMKEDEVPRNFLNAISKLKHLRHLDLSRSLTVELPNSICDLWNLQILNLNYSLILWSLPKGMRFLRNLRHLCLHGCWSLTYMPSGIGKLTCLRTLGMVVPSGKKGFRLSELRDLNMLRGGLTIMHLERIEDKKDAEEACLIKKQSLRGLNLHWDSERNIQRYNDEEVLEALKPCPNLQLLRVLGFNGSSFPSWISTVTEVAVKESAAEYIVGAWESTAAAAAMSPSSLKQLELKNMPNLKGMLGREVQGTPGVFSQLQSLSFGDCPTLTLPLPRMPSLKKLSISSCPNMAWASISNLASLNSLKIKNIKGLSCFPEEMLQNLSLLESLTIREIWDLLALPRSLASLKALKELTIKHSPELESLPEEGLRGLASLQELHLVDCYNLVSLSMGTKALKSLTHLSIQGSYATALPEEVKYFPALQKLELDDFPNLTSLPDWFGDHLTSLQHLELVKCPELETLPSSIQMMTTLQSLTITWCNLLGPRCERGGEEWHKIKHIPDVTITGPEFELCTIL